Proteins found in one Brachypodium distachyon strain Bd21 chromosome 5, Brachypodium_distachyon_v3.0, whole genome shotgun sequence genomic segment:
- the LOC100846476 gene encoding uncharacterized protein LOC100846476, giving the protein MDHNMEVTAAKLTDDLVVDILSRLTYKSFCRCKCAYKAWSTLSSNPDYSKKLPTKVTTGLLYQSNDKSAIPLVSFSRNDGEIDGVLADVPHYEHLELVDCCNGLVLCKYMSGFTSPGICRFVVCNPATREWRTLPDTHSATDDPLYVTILAFDPSWSPQFYVFNFHLKHEHHLILGTSNLEIFSSEISLWLVDDTWDPEITFPWWKPHLFLNGMMYVETTGAKIVVFEGFEAMGHGILPYHWSIELPPDALYVASFTNGCFGKSSGILHYALPHKNGHSIVVWTLDDYADNLFVWNVKCHLSMKDAFGRDDLVYYDNAGFDGGPEFFWNCDYQVVSVDLERELVLLCDKKTKGLLLYNIRTGELNKIRDDWWLCQCSYYVPCYSELPAQGQPSV; this is encoded by the coding sequence ATGGATCATAACATGGAAGTTACTGCTGCTAAGTTAACTGACGACCTAGTGGTCGATATTCTCTCCCGGCTGACGTACAAGTCCTTTTGCCGCTGCAAATGTGCCTATAAGGCCTGGTCTACCCTCTCCTCTAATCCAGACTACAGCAAGAAGCTGCCCACAAAAGTAACCACTGGCCTTCTGTACCAAAGCAACGACAAGTCTGCTATCCCGCTTGTCAGTTTCTCCCGAAATGATGGAGAAATTGATGGAGTTCTCGCTGATGTGCCACACTATGAGCATCTAGAACTCGTCGACTGCTGCAATGGTCTAGTCCTTTGTAAGTACATGAGTGGCTTTACTTCTCCAGGCATTTGCCGCTTTGTTGTGTGCAACCCAGCAACACGAGAGTGGAGGACACTTCCTGATACTCATTCTGCGACAGATGACCCTCTGTATGTAACTATATTGGCCTTTGATCCATCATGGTCACCACAGTTCTACGTCTTCAACTTTCATCTGAAGCATGAGCACCATTTGATACTTGGTACTAGCAACCTTGAGATATTTTCATCTGAAATTTCTTTATGGCTTGTGGATGATACATGGGATCCTGAGATAACTTTCCCTTGGTGGAAGCCACACTTATTTCTGAACGGAATGATGTATGTGGAGACTACTGGAGCTAAAATTGTAGTGTTCGAAGGCTTCGAGGCAATGGGTCATGGCATACTGCCTTATCATTGGTCCATTGAGTTGCCACCTGACGCTTTATACGTGGCTAGTTTCACCAATGGTTGCTTTGGCAAATCTTCAGGGATCTTACACTATGCATTGCCACATAAGAATGGTCACTCTATTGTAGTTTGGACTTTGGATGATTATGCTGATAACTTATTTGTTTGGAATGTGAAGTGTCATCTTAGCATGAAAGATGCATTTGGAAGAGATGACTTAGTTTACTATGACAATGCTGGCTTCGATGGTGGCCCTGAATTCTTTTGGAATTGTGATTATCAGGTCGTCTCTGTTGACTTGGAGAGAGAGCTTGTTCTCCTATGTGACAAGAAGACAAAGGGGCTTCTTTTGTATAACATCAGAACTGGAGAACTTAACAAGATACGAGACGACTGGTGGTTGTGCCAATGCTCCTACTATGTACCATGCTACTCAGAGCTTCCAGCCCAAGGACAACCTTCAGTGTAG
- the LOC100827127 gene encoding wall-associated receptor kinase 4, protein MSTAAALILLLVALSAPTTVESQTISPECPASCTGVDIPYPFGIGAAGSGCFREGFEISCTNNGTDLPVFANKSTPVVNLYVYPPSSQVMLPIGYQCYKLSRSPSNNRTEVKSNGTSNAKTNNISIDGVHRISNTRNMLVVLGCATVALVKNNYKNGTLGTASGCLSFCRHADAAQDGDCTGIGCCKVDTMPEFDGTTAFEFLMRVSGRSRMLTYSPCDYAFLVAKNNYTFQKSDLMSMETSRTMPVNLDWAIRDSSSCADATDPKYACKSNNSRCVNSTNGPAGYTCRCKDGYEGNAYLPGGCNDIKECRNKTKHCAGNDCVEMDGSFKCGCPTGYWSNDPNTVPCTPDAELQLAAKLAIGITLGISFLLIAVLSTLLKLQRRRTKGFFKKNGGLTLRNVGTLNIFTKEEIKKITKNNSEVLGRGCFGKVYKGILPNGTAVAVKTSIEINKARKEEFTKEVEIQSQMIHKNIIKLMGCCLEVDVPMLVYEFAANGSLQDILHGKTSVLPNFPLDLRLDIAIDAAEGLAYMHSSTTHTIRHGDVKPANILLDDKNMPKISDFGTSKFLTKDKDHTVLVVGSMEYIDPMFSETGQLTQKSDVYNFGVVLLELITRKPIVYDGSRRLVVEFRDIYRKENSGGSMFDKDIATEEDTYILEEIAKLAVMCLRKDVEERPEMKEVAERLAMLRRARKSGNINHKSPQYFEEIGADGAPMSFTSEINN, encoded by the exons ATGTCAACGGCCGCAGCACTCATATTGCTCCTGGTGGCCTTATCGGCGCCGACCACCGTGGAGAGCCAAACCATATCACCGGAGTGCCCGGCGAGCTGCACCGGCGTCGACATCCCTTACCCTTTCGgcatcggcgccgccgggtcTGGGTGCTTCCGCGAGGGCTTCGAGATCAGCTGCACGAACAACGGCACCGACTTGCCGGTCTTCGCCAACAAGTCCACCCCGGTGGTGAATCTCTACGTCTATCCACCCTCCTCGCAGGTGATGCTCCCCATTGGGTACCAATGCTACAAACTCTCGCGGTCGCCGTCCAACAACAGAACAGAAGTCAAATCCAACGGGACGAGCAACGCCAAGACGAACAACATAAGCATCGACGGAGTCCACCGCATCTCCAACACACGCAACATGCTCGTTGTCTTGGGCTGCGCCACCGTCGCCCTCGTAAAGAACAACTACAAGAACGGAACGCTGGGCACGGCTTCCGGGTGCTTGTCCTTCTGCCGCCACGCCGATGCCGCGCAGGACGGCGATTGCACCGGCATCGGATGCTGCAAAGTAGACACCATGCCGGAGTTCGACGGCACAACGGCGTTCGAGTTCCTGATGCGCGTGTCAGGAAGAAGCAGGATGCTGACGTACAGCCCATGTGACTACGCCTTCCTCGTCGCCAAGAACAACTACACCTTCCAGAAGTCCGACCTCATGTCCATGGAGACGAGCCGGACCATGCCGGTGAACCTTGATTGGGCCATCCGGGattcctcctcctgcgccgACGCCACCGATCCCAAGTATGCCTGCAAGAGCAATAACAGCAGGTGCGTCAACTCCACAAACGGGCCTGCTGGCTACACTTGCCGTTGCAAAGACGGTTACGAAGGCAACGCCTACCTTCCCGGCGGATGCAATG ATATTAAAGAATGTCGGAATAAGACCAAGCATTGCGCTGGCAATGATTGTGTGGAAATGGACGGGTCTTTCAAATGTGGCTGTCCTACGGGTTACTGGAGCAACGACCCCAACACAGTACCCTGTACCCCGGACGCAGAGCTCCAACTTGCTGCGAAGCTTGCCATAG GCATTACTTTGGGCATCTCCTTCTTACTCATTGCTGTACTTTCCACGCTACTGAAGCTCCAAAGGAGAAGAACAAAGggattttttaaaaagaatGGGGGTTTGACACTCCGAAATGTGGGAACATTAAATATTTTCACAAAGgaggaaataaagaaaatcaCCAAGAACAATTCAGAGGTTCTTGGAAGAGGATGCTttggtaaagtgtacaaaggGATTCTTCCAAATGGTACAGCAGTAGCAGTTAAGACTTCCATTGAGATAAACAAAGCTCGAAAGGAGGAATTTACCAAGGAAGTGGAGATCCAGTCACAAATGATACACAAGAACATTATCAAACTCATGGGCTGCTGCTTGGAGGTGGATGTTCCAATGTTGGTGTATGAGTTTGCTGCTAATGGGAGTCTCCAGGACATTCTCCATGGTAAAACTAGTGTTCTCCCTAATTTCCCACTAGACCTACGTCTGGATATTGCAATTGATGCTGCAGAAGGATTGGCTTACATGCACTCATCAACAACTCATACCATCCGGCATGGCGATGTCAAGCCCGCCAACATACTTTTAGATGACAAGAACATGCCGAAAATCTCAGATTTTGGGACATCCAAGTTTCTTACAAAAGACAAAGATCACACCGTGCTTGTTGTAGGGAGCATGGAATATATAGACCCGATGTTCAGTGAAACAGGACAGTTAACACAGAAGAGTGATGTTTACAACTTTGGAGTTGTCCTCTTGGAACTCATCACCAGAAAGCCAATTGTATATGATGGGAGCCGTAGGCTCGTCGTTGAATTCCGTGACATTTATCGGAAAGAAAATAGTGGAGGTTCAATGTTTGACAAAGATATTGCAACTGAAGAAGATACTTACATCTTAGAAGAGATTGCCAAACTGGCTGTAATGTGTTTACGAAAAGATGTAGAAGAACGTCCAGAGATGAAGGAAGTAGCAGAACGACTTGCCATGCTTAGAAGAGCTAGGAAAAGTGGCAATATAAACCACAAAAGCCCTCAGTACTTTGAGGAAATTGGTGCTGATGGTGCTCCCATGAGCTTTACTTCTGAGATTAACAATTGA